Below is a window of Leptidea sinapis chromosome 4, ilLepSina1.1, whole genome shotgun sequence DNA.
gtttttggacgaccttggcggggatcatcactgagcttgacacgtccacgttgaaattcagcacaccagcgataaattgtggttttggatggggcttcatcaccaaatgcagaaatcatccggtcaacacactgtttttgtgttaaaccacttcgaaagtcataataaatcaacGCTCTAAAAttttgtggttttggatgggacttcatcaccaaatgcagaaatcatccggtcaacacactgtttttgtgttaaaccacttcgaaaatcataataaatcatcgctataaaatattctcgagtcaattccaaaccaaggagttttcaattaaaaatcaaatcaaatcaaatcaagtcatttaattgcatagattgagtgggtacattggtgttacattataatcataggtgctaacaatctgccgggtaggcatgcaaaaataatattttacaattcttactctaagtttaccgtgaaaaacatacaacataaaaaccaaattattcataaaagtctatccaccataatattataaaaatgtgaaaaataaaaatttgcttactaaaatgttaatttgaaatatctgaatgaacttattctaatgactaaacattcatgtctgttaaatattctttaactgaataatatttcttcgtcattaaaaattccttaattttatttttaaaagagttaatatttaagttttggtccgctaatgatgctggtagtttattatatagctgaggagctatattaaatatactataaccaaaaagtgccgttgtatgctgcgtgaaacatattttattttttctgcgttTACTATCAGAGTAACTAAATAGTTGATCATTTGTTCTAATGAATACTAGCACTTCATATATACTTCATAGGCACgggaaagtaagtattttaaatttatcaaaatatggtttACAGGAATCAGTAgggcttaaatgaaatatagaagagattttaatatgacaggaacagtggaaatattccattcccgatacttttagttcAGCCTATGTATAATACGGGTGTTTCCTAGGTGCCGAGTTCGTGTTTATAATCACTTTTGTATCACAGTTTTTTCGAATTTGCGTATGTATGTATCTTATAGTTAGGACACCAACAGCATGAAGAGTATTTATGCAAAGCATTTCTCACAGTTTAACATAGTTCCAACGAACTACCGATTGCATAATTACATCCAACATCTTCGTAGAAaagattcaaaatttaaattacaatttgttGTGTATTTTTCAATCACATGCTAACTTAAAGATCGACCTTCTAGTACCCCAATCCCCATATATGGTGACGGTGATTACATACAAAATGTTTTCTAAAAAGAAAAGTAAgctaatattaatttttctgggcgttaaaagatataaaatacttaatccGAGCACAAATcggtatgtttaaattattagcataattatttactttagtaATCTCTCATACCACATTATATTAGatattgtaatacatatttCCAAATGGAAGCAACATTTTAGATTAGAAACCAAtaggtagtaataataattaatatcaataatttacGTCTGAACTCTCAAcataaagtattaattatttataatctattaaattgttaattatataacaattaGAATTAcgttttataacattatattcataaaacaaATGCACAAGGTATGTTAACAAAATATGacaatataagaaaaatatttggtCAACCTAGCGCCGGAGCCGCCATTTTCTATCGAAACGCGCGTTCCCCCTGCTCTCTGCACGCCACGCCAGTCAGTAGTCACCCGACAACCGCCGCTCGCGAACGCTGTCGACCGCGTTTTGACGCTGCGACTGTTGCGTCACCATGACAACGTTTGAGTACGAGCCAGAGAGACTGATCGAGGAGGTCAAGAAACGGCCCGGCATATGGGACAGCGATGACCCCGGGTACAAATCCAAGAACCAGCGACACAGACTGTGGCTCGAAGTGATTAGGGAAGTTGCCGGCAAGGACATTAATGTATCGAAGAGTGAGCTGCGTGAATTGGGTAAGCGTCGCAATAATACAAAGTAACACTAATACCTACctcctttaaagtaaataaccCAAATAATCGTAATGCATCAAAGATTGTAACCTATTTCATTTACTATGTTCGCCCTTGGCTACAATACACAGGACATTCtaggtatttttattgaagagggGCAAACGAGATTGTCGGGTAACGGGGTTAAACAAAAATGCCGTCTTCAGTTGTCAACTAGGTGTAGGATGCATGACGAAAATACCAGTtccttttataattataacactCTAAGTATGTACGTAAGCTACATATCAAACCTGTTTCAGACACAATTACTTATCGTAATTTCGTTCATAATAATTAAGAATTGCCATTAATTAACACTTGCCATCTTCATATTCATTAACAAAGTTATactaagtttaattttaattattattgaaattatatgAGAATAATCGTCACAGTTTTTATAAATCTGTACTTAAACATGTAAGCATAACATGAATGACAATTTCGAAGGCGATTTAAGCATCAACACAACAGAATATCAGGTCATTGAAATGTATGAAATGTCCCTCATGATATTATGTGATTGCAAATCAAACCATGTAATAAAGTTGTTTATTACAGAGCTTCAGATCCAGAAGAAATGGAAAAGCATACGGGATTGCTTCCAGAAGTACCTGGTGAATCCAAACCGATCCCGGCGACCCTACATCTACAGTCGACAACTGGAGTTCCTATTGAAGCGTCACACGTTACCTAAACGTGATGGCAGCAGCGATTCGGAAGACGGAGCCAAGCGATCACACGTCATAGATTGGAAGCACAAGAAGAAGCTAAGATTGAGTAGACCCAGTTCAGATGAAGAGGATACGTATGAGGATGAGAGACAAGACGATATAGAAGTCGAAATCCCGAATCTGTCCAACAATAGTAAGCCAATGGTGACGGAATTCGCATTTGCAAATGTGGATGCTAGAGATGTTCTTAGCAAGCCGAATTTAGACGGCGAAGAGCCTGAAAAGATGTTTCTTCTGTCGCTTCTACCGCATCTGAAAGCAATACCAGAACAGTACCGGTTGAACGTGAAAATGGACATAATGCAGGTGATAAGGAACGCTAGTTACCAAGTCAATCACGACCAGAAGAGTATTATTTAGGACGTCCTATGAGCGCCAGTGATCTCTGTCGCAGTGTACAAACTGGACAGACACAAAGAATCACATGTGTGGAAAGGTATTCGCCATATGGGGGACGCAATAATTCGCCATGTAACCatctaaattttaaaacttatatgaaTCATGTGCTTCCCTTATACAatgtgtttatataaatttttggcTCACTGTATCAAGATATACGAGACTTACAGACGGATAAAGCGAGCAAAAAAacaagaacatctctaacggagatacggCAAGATATAAAACGAATTCGAATCAATTGTTACTacaaccgattttgatagaaAAGTCGTAAACAGCCAGCCACACTTGGAACTAGGTCCGtggtattttgaatattgaagCAAATATTCAcacatcaaaattggtcacgcttTCAGGTCATCTATATGCtattatattctaagtctatcgttaaattaaataatttcaatacaatCACTTCCGGAAAATATGTCAATTGTCAGCCACTGAAATGCGTATGCAATTCAGTAATTGGTTAATTCATCAACGGGTAATTGAATTAATGGGCTTTCCTACTCAGTTCGTCCGTTGGCAGTTTTGTTTATGCAATATTTTCATTCGtagtataaaatgaaaaattgtcACTAAAAAGTTAAGTATTTCAGCTAACTAGTAGATGTGTCTTGTATAGTTATTACAGTCACAAAGCAAGCATATTCCTGtactttaagattttttttttaattgaaagaaTTATAATGTTTAGGTTAGGGTCTGTCCTTATTGTAGTACTTTTTGTACCtaatggttatttttttttgtttttcggaATAATAAGGTAACGTCGAAAATGTTGTAATTACTGTTGTACAAATAAGTGTTGTTtaagtttaaatgtatatatatacattccgaaatctgaataaaattataaaaaaaaaactatacgtACCTTCTTTTATGACCGCGTGCCTCGCGAAACCCTTTAtgtttatatcattttaatgaGATTTTTAAATCAGGTGGTAAGTagtacgccctgcccgttacaaagcagtgccgctcaggattcttgattgaataCCAAAATTTTTCAAACGCTCGTCACTATGAGACCGATTATATGTTAAGTATGATTAgaccagtagtttcactagctggGGAacacccttcaaaccgaaacacaataaccgacatcaaaaaaagTGGAGGTTATCTGTATGTATGgaacaaatttaaaactttttagttACCTTGTTTATTTGTAGGTATATGCTACGTTGATTAGTCGCTTTTTGTtgttagatattatttataaaatttgaagacAAACGAGACGGATCGTCGTTAAGTTGGTGGGGCCAACTGTAAGGTGGTGATGTCTTCAACACCTAAGTCACGTAAGCTCTGCTGGTCTTTAAAGTTGAACATGGTGGTACTATACCATCAACACAGAGAGTATCTTGCTAGAAGTCGGTGATAATATAGCTCGTTAGAAATCTCCCTTGCAGCCTCAGTTAAAACATAAAGAAACAATACATAcaactacatattttttttatgatttacatGGCAATAAACGCAGGATCTATTTTCGCATTTTATATTgcttgttaatttttatttatttatttataaaacttattgcGATAGATGATTAAAAGAACTCAAGCCTTTTAACCATCCAGTACGTTTAGATAAAATGAGgcttatataatctatactaatattataaagctgcagtgtttgtttgtttgtttgaacgcgctaatctctggtactactggtccgatttgaatgattctttcagtgttgggtagtccatttatcgaggatggttttttttttcaaaattagggatccgtaataaaatttctattttgtaacacaaggtgtaaaatcgaaaacctatttttgcgtgtgctgcaaaaactattgacaatagaacaaaatgatgtacaggctctaatataggcaatattttattacttataaaactatcgcgtgaattatactttatatggcaaaacaacgtttgccgggtcagctagtacttatataatttatacgtctagatagaacctcTTGTAGCTGCTAGGCAACCGatcaaaacaggccaggctgattactttagtgtgcgtgacaagctacgtcttacactcgcgatttgtatgacactgtgttagtgtgtgtaACTGTATATTgcccaaaatagaggttaagtgtcgttatttttttcgacgtatacacagctgtcgcagtctatctagacgtttaaaggATCTAAGGTATTTAACATTTTTGGCTACTTAACGAAAGCTAAAATGGTTGTTACACTCACCTCAGATCTAAGTAAGTAAGCGACTGCAAGCTTCCGACAGCATCCGGTATGTTCCTGATGACATTTTGTGACAACAATAACTTCTCTAAGTACACATACGTGGCGACTTCTTCTGGTAGATCACTAAATCGATTCTTTGATAAGTCTGAAACaagaaagtaattattttaaataagggTATTTACCATGGAAATCAAAACAAGAAGGTATTAGAAGTGACATAGACACAATACAGACCGCCCGAAtcgacacacgcacacatacacatgatATACAGGACCGCTAAGAAATcgtgggaagacaaaactattgagtaccACGCCGTACGCCGTCGAGACTGGTTGCTGTCTGAGTTTAGTTAGCTGCGCCGTGTCGTTATTCTTTTTGTATGTTGCAACCCTAGTGCTCCGCCCAGACGTAAGTATAAATAACAAGGAGACCGCTGAATTACATTACACATGTAATTACACATgtactattacttgtattgtatGTGCAGTGTACAGTGACATTAAACATGTCGCCTTATAGAACACTGCACACATAAGCGaataagtagtgatttagtattaatcagacatttaaatagaaaattttgtAACGGATTAAAACGTTGGCATACTTGCACATAATTATATTGATCTATTTATAATGTAACGTGTTAAAAGGTAACCTTTACGGTAACAATGGCATTCACGATTGATTTATTCACATCAGTCCCCTTATCCTTCAGCTAAGGGCAGATAAAAccttcatattataaataaactccCTCTGTGAGTATAAACTCATGTTAAAAACGCAAATACGACCTTTTATAAACAACGTACTCGGAATGCCACATCTAGTATTAATGAAAGATTcagaaattatatattaatttgaaaaatattcagaTTCAGTAGGATTTAACTTAAAAATCGAAACAAAAGTAAAAACCTTacattgaatatatattttaaaaagaatacaTGCTGTGTTCTACAGCCGATACCGAACCAAAAAAAGTCGTCGTAGTACCTGCTTCATGGAGCATGGAGAGCTTAATTAACCGCCAGCCCTTGGTATACcaagaaggtcaccagttgattaaCGATCGAAAGTACGGCTTtagccatggtcggtcggcaggcgatcttctggtaaaCCTAACACAAAGAtgcgcggcggctatcgaaagcaagagAAGGCCTGACAGTTAGCTTGGATATAGTGAAGCCCTTTGATTgtatatggcacaaggcgcttctctcaaaacttccatcgtttgggcttcccgagagcttttgGAAGTGGACCTCATGCTTCCACACTGGGAAGATTTTAAGGAACGTTGCAAATCCAATTTTCATTCGACGAGTGatctctttcgcgaaattggacctgccttaCTGGATTGTCTGTctgaggtagacgtactcgtcgacaatttcgagaaTTACAGTTTCCAATACACGCCACAAATttcgatatcatccccaccatctggatgtatggcggtcctccacagtgcggttttcgaggagctttcttccacgtaccgaCTACAAACTCACAATGAGCTTCACGATGcagcatgggtaccttcaaaaaagcgcataccTTCCTTCCCTTCTTAAAGGCCaacaacgctcctttgattcctctggtgttgcaagagaatgtgggcggcggtgatcacttaacacaaaaGACCCGTACGGGTACgggctagtttgtcctccttttgcataaaaaaaatattaaattcaaagtccatacaactaaatattataaaaacaagagacaagaaatattgaaaatacaaccaaattgaaattaaaacaagAAATACATTGAAACCATTATCTACAGTGTTGACTCAAGCATCAAGTGATATGATTGCGATAAGTTGTATAACGTGAACGGCATTCTGTGAAGCTGTTAAAACGAACTGATGTACTggaaatataacattaaaggCAATATATAACAAACCacataacttataaaatatagataagtTATTTTACTCAACATacaataggtaggtatttagaACTTTAGTAAAATCTCCAAAGAAACGTATAGTTAATAgtactgtaacaaggagttcttatccgcatataagaaTTCAATGTTAAGTATAAGATTGGCCGTAAAGataaacggccttacaaataaaattggcataatgtaaaaaaaaaccaagagtatacaaaatgtttacaaatagaaattttgtctatgattgatttattttgacgtataacgtttcccgcgtttaattgcaaggctgcttgacattcggaaaacttcagaattatcattgtattgacagttttgtcagcgatatagtcaacattttgcatattcttggtttgtgctcgggtataactttataccatgtttatttgtagggccgtcaaaatataatatttaaaagagatTCAAGTGACGCGCATATATTCGAATAGATAGATAAGGTCATGAAATAAAGAAAGAGCGGTCGGCCTTCggcctaatatttaatatttataattaatatgttctATAGAAAGTGAAAGAATATAAGAATAGCAGAATATATAAGTTTGATTTAATTCTGAAACGATCCCACGTGTGAGGGAGGACTCACGCGGTACAGTACTGTAACTTGACGGCCAACCATAGAAgaatgagttcttatatgcggataagaactccttgttacagtacCTACCGAAACGTATGATTATGATGATCCTAAATActaagtaagtaataaaatattaaagtaataaataaatttgagaGGAGTTCCTAAAAGAAAATGTGCAAACATGGCCGTAATAAATTAACACATGGAGGAGTTTCCAATAGCATTATACAGAACCGGATTACAATATTCAAAAACGAGTTCCTTTATTTTAGTTGGCGGCGTCCTCGAAACATAACCGACATTACCACGTGTGGCTGACGAGCGTGGCGCCTTAATTGTGAATCCACAGCTGATTTGGTTGACTCCGAGTGATTTATTAACCTATTCATACTTTCAACGCTGAATAAAGTCTTTCACAAAAACTCGTAATTACACCCTTTGGGCCTGTTCTACTTCACAATCTCCAGCTCTTTTGTTTTCACAGGACTTTTAAGGATCAAAAACAGAGCCTGGTGTTATAAACTTATGTAATGAGAGATTTTGTAAGTTGTGCTGCTAAGCACATCtgaacaaattatattttctcagtataaattttaatttgaacacTTAGTTTTCAATACAAGGCTTAGATCTAGAGAGtgtactaagactttgctcagactttacttacgtaaaacttagctgagtgtaagcttaacATAACTTTTGTTTTCGTTTTGATACActtatttgatttttgaacgGATATCTGTTATAacgctgagcttaagctaagacagcccaatgcaaaaaaAATCGCGTTTTACAACACTCAGCTAAGTATTAAGtaagtaaaatctgagcaaagtctaagtacgctctgcCTTAATGTAGAGGAACTGGATACAGAATTTCCGAAATCTGTAACTTACCGCACACCTAAGCCATAAAAACACTGCAGCAGAATTGAATTCTATACATCATTAAAGATGTTGAATGAATTCTATACAGGTTTCTTCAGAGTGCTTCATCAACTGAGAATGGACACTTTATAACGTATATCAATTCGTTTGGTCATGTGCCAAGTCTATGCGGACTGCGGGCCTCTAAGAACCTTGACGTAAGATCACGTACATATCTATCTACTTCAAATCCAATTGATATTTAATTCATTGTCATATTTATTCTGCAGTTAAAAGggttcatttaaattttatgtaataattgtaAGAAAGGGTTTATCGTGTAGTTCACACaaattaaatgattaaatttTGCATAGATGGTTGTGTCAAAAAACGGAATATGTAAGCAGAATTTATCAACTAGATCAATTTAAGGAATGTCGGACACGTCATTGAGTAGGTGAAGACTTCAATCGGGCACACCATCCATATATTATATCCATTCATTGTAAGTACGATTACTAGCGGTACTGCAATAGTGTTGGCGATTATGTGCCAGATATAATTTGCACAGCTGTACTCAATTATCTTGTATAAATTTAAGctttagaaacaaaataatgtttcgCAATATCAGCCGCGAGCAGACGTCTGATCAATACGTTAGTCGGGACGGCGACCGGCCGGCGTTGTCGAGTCACCCCAAACAGCTGATACCAACCACCCTCACACAGCACATGCACACTAGCCCCTCCCGCCCTTTAGccttatacacacacacaaacataaaaCTCCCCTTTTCAATCCTGTGCGGATATTGCAAATTTATATCCAGATTGTCAATTATTTCATTGCCCTACAATTCCAGATGGCTTGGGGCTAGTATGTCACAAGGTATACAATGCGAAAAAATAACAGATATACAATATGTATTCGTATAACAAATCTGCCGCATCCCCTTCGACTAGTGGAGAAGTTCGCGATGGTTACACAGAGTACCAACAGCAGCAATATACCAAGTATTTAAAGCAATTGCTGGATGAATTCCAACGACAGTGGTGTAAACCACCAAAATCAAAAATCGCCTTCAACGATATTGAACGAATACGGACCTTAGGGACTGGCGCATTCGGTAGAGTTATATTAGTTAGAAATACAGCTACTAATAAATATTACGCCATGAAAGTTTTAGAAAAAGAGAAAGTCCTCAAGATGAAGCAGGTGGACCATACTCTGTACGAAAAGAGAATACTCGAAGCGATCAGATTTCCCTTTACAGTTTCCATGGAGAGCAGTTTTAAGGACAACAGTTACGTGTACTTCGTCATGCCATTTGTACCTGGCGGTGAAATGTTTGTTCATTTAAGAAAAATGGGTAAGTTCGAAGAACCGACGGCAAAATTTTACGCATGTCAAGTAATATTGGCTTTAGAATATTTACACTTCTGCAATCTAGTATACCGAGACCTAAAGCCAGAAAATATAATGATTGATAAAAATGGTTACTTAAAAATAACGGACTTTGGATTCTGCAAAATCGTAAACGGAAGAACGTGGACGCTGTGTGGCACTCCGGAGTATCTAGCACCTGAACTTATTTTGAGCAAAGGCTATGCATTTTCTGTCGACTGGTGGTCTTTTGGAGTTCTACTATTTGAAATGAATGCAGGTTATCCCCCATTCTACGCAAACGATCCAATGAAAACCTATGAAAAAATTGTCGGTGGAAAATATAGATGCCCATCTAGTTTTACTTCAGATTTAAGAGATCTCGTGCGAAATACACTGCAAGTAGATATAAGCAAACGATTTGGTGTAATGAAAAATGGTGTTATGGATTTCAAAACCCACAGATGGTTTAAGGGAATAGAATGGGAGGCCATATTAAACTGTCGATGGCCTGCGCCCTTCATACCAAAATGTAAGCACCCTGGCGATTCCACAAATTTCGAACGCTACGATGAGGAAGCGATAGTGCCGGCCTCTTACTGCCGGTTCGAGTCCGAATTTAGTGAATTTTAAGAAAGCCAAAACGAATTACTAATAAATTTGTCATTTtctaaattgtaaatttatttatcataaactGATTACTTGCGTAGAATGACAGTGATATTGAGTCTTATTTATacatgcataatataatatcacattGCATTTGCGGATTTTTTATTTGGGAATATTACGCTTATTACGTTGCACAATTGCATAACAATGGCACTCTTTCTTAAAAGTAGAATACTAGACGAAATCTGCCATTTCACAGAAATATCGCACAATGAATATTTCAAAAGTTCGTATAATATGATAGATTTCAGTTGACGTCACTTTCATGTCATCGTCaacattatcagccggaagacgtccactgctggacaaaggcctccccaaagaaaaatttccacgacgatcggtcctgcgctgccctcgtccaacgtattccggtgatcttgaccagatcgtcggtccatcttatgggatacctacaaacactgcgtcttccggtacgtggtcgccattcgaggaatttacaGCCCCAACGGCAATCTGTCCACTTTCATCATGTATTTCGTACAAATTAATAGACTTTCAGCACAGAATATATCCcctatttgtaaaaaaaagttgatCTAAATGTAATCGTTAGTGCGCGTGCTAGTCGGAGGCCCCTCATGACATGTGCATCGTGCGCAAGCGGCATGTCGTGACTCGTGACGTCACACGGGGACACGAAAGAGGACGTGGCACGTTCTGTAAGCGTCTATTTTTAAACGGCACTTAATGTTAGTTTTGTCGCACAAATTTGAAATTGCATTCAATTGAACTTGgagtaaatattgaaaaataaggATTAGTTTAGCGAAACTATTATCAACAAGTCACCCATTGGTCTGAAGCTTTATTCCATTTCTTGGCTTATTCCGCAAGCATAAACCCTTTCATGGCTTTCAAAATATGGCCGTCTACTTGCATCCAACCTTTCGTGAAAGCTCTATTATTTTAGGCcctatttattcaaaaatccCCAATTTGTACAAGGATCTTTCACAACAGTTCCATTCACATTAGCAGTCAAATCTACTAACAGGGTAAAATACTACAGTTGCTATATaactataagaaatatatttagttaaaaCTGAACAATATGTACCTATATAGCTACTTAAAGTACCTATGTAACTTCAGCTCTTTAACGGATTCTCTATATTTGAACCTATTTGGTTTCACCTATGGAGAGTTTTAAGGTATTATAAGCTCATTGTTTAATATTGCTATAGTTAATTAAATTGTGTGAATCTGTCAGCGTCCGAGTTAGATTCCTGTTCTTCCTAACGAGGCATATCAACGCCCTAAAGGGTTGGAAAAAACAAGGAGCCGTAACCGATGCCAAGGAAGTGCACTTCCTTCAACATCATTTACTGTATCCGTTCTAAACATCATTCTGTAAGCAATAACAATTATATATCgtttgttaaataaagtttCTCTTTAccatactaataaataatgataGAATTAAATTAGGTAATATAAGTTGTAACAGCCAAGAGATAATTGAAAGACAAATATTTATCAAATCAATGAACGTCCTAAATTCGATTCTCAAATTGGGCCAATTAGAAAGATACGAGTTCAACTTAACTTTATTAACTCAGGCTGGTgattgataaaaatttaataaacgaaCTAGgaatattatagtaatacatTTATGACAAACTGttgtatctatataatatacaaatgacgttctatacatatagacaaataaCGAAACCGAAATACGGAAAATGCTACAAATTACACTATAATAAGTTTCGActgatatatctatacattgccgcatttactccagttgtttacaatattcttgatcaataagcagcaatgtaaaacatttatgtaCTTCAGATT
It encodes the following:
- the LOC126979940 gene encoding uncharacterized protein LOC126979940, with the translated sequence MTTFEYEPERLIEEVKKRPGIWDSDDPGYKSKNQRHRLWLEVIREVAGKDINVSKSELRELELQIQKKWKSIRDCFQKYLVNPNRSRRPYIYSRQLEFLLKRHTLPKRDGSSDSEDGAKRSHVIDWKHKKKLRLSRPSSDEEDTYEDERQDDIEVEIPNLSNNSKPMVTEFAFANVDARDVLSKPNLDGEEPEKMFLLSLLPHLKAIPEQYRLNVKMDIMQVIRNASYQVNHDQKSII
- the LOC126979912 gene encoding cAMP-dependent protein kinase catalytic subunit 1-like, translated to MYSYNKSAASPSTSGEVRDGYTEYQQQQYTKYLKQLLDEFQRQWCKPPKSKIAFNDIERIRTLGTGAFGRVILVRNTATNKYYAMKVLEKEKVLKMKQVDHTLYEKRILEAIRFPFTVSMESSFKDNSYVYFVMPFVPGGEMFVHLRKMGKFEEPTAKFYACQVILALEYLHFCNLVYRDLKPENIMIDKNGYLKITDFGFCKIVNGRTWTLCGTPEYLAPELILSKGYAFSVDWWSFGVLLFEMNAGYPPFYANDPMKTYEKIVGGKYRCPSSFTSDLRDLVRNTLQVDISKRFGVMKNGVMDFKTHRWFKGIEWEAILNCRWPAPFIPKCKHPGDSTNFERYDEEAIVPASYCRFESEFSEF